In Nymphaea colorata isolate Beijing-Zhang1983 chromosome 5, ASM883128v2, whole genome shotgun sequence, one genomic interval encodes:
- the LOC116255305 gene encoding uncharacterized protein LOC116255305 isoform X2, translated as MAAYLVQSVREMVWLVDSRTSEKPTNDLQQADHPNVGSAKAAKSHRRHVGRDEHAADLLGTRMQIKRKKRTVAGVDQDELLDPLILADPDSCFHEFMGVHIHHKISTAEGDEDELKPVEVSISQESSHSHAGNDRLGLPMILLHGFAASLFSWRKVMKPLANLVGSSVLAFDRPAFGLTSRVLEYPLNPSSAMAASTQLNPYSTAFSTSATLSFMGMLMGDKAILVGHSAGCVVAVDAYFEEPERVAALILVAPAIVAPLLLPSNSNKGELSEREGDMENRGSVWDDKEHMIYSVLIFLQAVCFRVQEAVIWMIKKSIYLLSCFCKNLLSEILRSYFAVLMVRFIFDRFGLAIVRNSWYDASLATEQDINGYTKPLRAKDWDRAILEFVIALLSDIKPKELPSCKRSLSEIACPVLIITGDHDHIVPAWNAKRLSRAIPGSHLRLIENCGHLPHEEKPQEFLSTVGEFLLNLKDV; from the exons ATGGCTGCCTACCTCGTCCAAAGTGTGAGAGAAATGGTGTGGTTGGTCGACTCCAGAACCTCCGAGAAGCCGACCAACGACCTCCAGCAAGCTGATCATCCGAACGTCGGATCGGCAAAGGCGGCCAAGTCTCACCGGAGACATGTCGGACGGGACGAACATGCTGCAG ATTTGTTGGGCACAAGGATGCAaattaagagaaagaaaagaacagtgGCTGGTGTTGATCAAGACGAGCTGTTGGACCCATTAATACTTGCCGACCCAGACAGCTGCTTCCATGAGTTCATGGGAGTCCACATTCACCATAAGATCAGTACTGCAGAAGGCGATGAAGATGAGTTAAAGCCTGTGGAAGTCTCCATTAGTCAGGAATCATCTCATTCTCATGCAGGAAATGACAGACTCGGGCTGCCCATGATTCTTCTCCATGGCTTTGCTGCATCTCTGTTCTCATGGCGCAAAGTGATGAAGCCCCTTGCCAATCTGGTTGGGTCCAGCGTTCTTGCTTTTGACAGACCTGCCTTTGGATTGACATCAAGAGTACTGGAATACCCACTGAATCCAAGCTCTGCAATGGCTGCCTCCACTCAATTGAATCCTTACTCCACCGCCTTCTCTACTTCGGCCACACTTTCTTTCATGGGCATGTTAATGGGAGACAAGGCAATTTTAGTTGG GCATTCAGCTGGATGTGTTGTAGCAGTTGATGCATACTTTGAAGAACCTGAACGTGTCGCTGCATTGATCCTTGTAGCTCCTGCAATTGTTGCACCTCTTCTTCTCCCATCTAACTCCAACAAAGGAGAACTTTCTGAAAGAGAAGGCGACATGGAAAATCGAGGATCTGTTTGGGACGACAAGGAACACATGATCTATAGCGTTCTCATATTTCTACAGGCAGTGTGCTTTCGAGTCCAAGAAGCCGTAATTTGGATGATCAAGAAATCTATATATTTGCTCTCCTGCTTCTGCAAGAACCTCCTTTCAGAAATTCTGCGGTCTTACTTTGCTGTGCTTATG GTCAGATTCATATTTGACAGATTTGGCTTAGCAATAGTAAGGAATTCATGGTATGATGCAAGCCTAGCCACAGAGCAAGACATTAATGGTTATACAAAA CCATTGAGAGCCAAGGATTGGGACAGGGCTATTTTGGAGTTTGTCATAGCATTGCTCTCTGATATTAAGCCTAAGGAACTGCCCTCATGCAAGAGAAGTCTTTCTGAGATTGCATGTCCAG TGTTAATTATAACGGGAGATCATGACCACATTGTTCCTGCATGGAATGCAAAGAGGCTCTCTCGAGCCATACCCGGTTCGCACTTAAGATTGATCGAGAATTGTGGCCACTTGCCCCATGAAGAGAAGCCCCAAGAATTTCTTTCAACTGTTGGGGAATTTTTGTTAAACCTAAAAGATGTATGA
- the LOC116255305 gene encoding uncharacterized protein LOC116255305 isoform X1 — protein sequence MAAYLVQSVREMVWLVDSRTSEKPTNDLQQADHPNVGSAKAAKSHRRHVGRDEHAAEDLLGTRMQIKRKKRTVAGVDQDELLDPLILADPDSCFHEFMGVHIHHKISTAEGDEDELKPVEVSISQESSHSHAGNDRLGLPMILLHGFAASLFSWRKVMKPLANLVGSSVLAFDRPAFGLTSRVLEYPLNPSSAMAASTQLNPYSTAFSTSATLSFMGMLMGDKAILVGHSAGCVVAVDAYFEEPERVAALILVAPAIVAPLLLPSNSNKGELSEREGDMENRGSVWDDKEHMIYSVLIFLQAVCFRVQEAVIWMIKKSIYLLSCFCKNLLSEILRSYFAVLMVRFIFDRFGLAIVRNSWYDASLATEQDINGYTKPLRAKDWDRAILEFVIALLSDIKPKELPSCKRSLSEIACPVLIITGDHDHIVPAWNAKRLSRAIPGSHLRLIENCGHLPHEEKPQEFLSTVGEFLLNLKDV from the exons ATGGCTGCCTACCTCGTCCAAAGTGTGAGAGAAATGGTGTGGTTGGTCGACTCCAGAACCTCCGAGAAGCCGACCAACGACCTCCAGCAAGCTGATCATCCGAACGTCGGATCGGCAAAGGCGGCCAAGTCTCACCGGAGACATGTCGGACGGGACGAACATGCTGCAG AAGATTTGTTGGGCACAAGGATGCAaattaagagaaagaaaagaacagtgGCTGGTGTTGATCAAGACGAGCTGTTGGACCCATTAATACTTGCCGACCCAGACAGCTGCTTCCATGAGTTCATGGGAGTCCACATTCACCATAAGATCAGTACTGCAGAAGGCGATGAAGATGAGTTAAAGCCTGTGGAAGTCTCCATTAGTCAGGAATCATCTCATTCTCATGCAGGAAATGACAGACTCGGGCTGCCCATGATTCTTCTCCATGGCTTTGCTGCATCTCTGTTCTCATGGCGCAAAGTGATGAAGCCCCTTGCCAATCTGGTTGGGTCCAGCGTTCTTGCTTTTGACAGACCTGCCTTTGGATTGACATCAAGAGTACTGGAATACCCACTGAATCCAAGCTCTGCAATGGCTGCCTCCACTCAATTGAATCCTTACTCCACCGCCTTCTCTACTTCGGCCACACTTTCTTTCATGGGCATGTTAATGGGAGACAAGGCAATTTTAGTTGG GCATTCAGCTGGATGTGTTGTAGCAGTTGATGCATACTTTGAAGAACCTGAACGTGTCGCTGCATTGATCCTTGTAGCTCCTGCAATTGTTGCACCTCTTCTTCTCCCATCTAACTCCAACAAAGGAGAACTTTCTGAAAGAGAAGGCGACATGGAAAATCGAGGATCTGTTTGGGACGACAAGGAACACATGATCTATAGCGTTCTCATATTTCTACAGGCAGTGTGCTTTCGAGTCCAAGAAGCCGTAATTTGGATGATCAAGAAATCTATATATTTGCTCTCCTGCTTCTGCAAGAACCTCCTTTCAGAAATTCTGCGGTCTTACTTTGCTGTGCTTATG GTCAGATTCATATTTGACAGATTTGGCTTAGCAATAGTAAGGAATTCATGGTATGATGCAAGCCTAGCCACAGAGCAAGACATTAATGGTTATACAAAA CCATTGAGAGCCAAGGATTGGGACAGGGCTATTTTGGAGTTTGTCATAGCATTGCTCTCTGATATTAAGCCTAAGGAACTGCCCTCATGCAAGAGAAGTCTTTCTGAGATTGCATGTCCAG TGTTAATTATAACGGGAGATCATGACCACATTGTTCCTGCATGGAATGCAAAGAGGCTCTCTCGAGCCATACCCGGTTCGCACTTAAGATTGATCGAGAATTGTGGCCACTTGCCCCATGAAGAGAAGCCCCAAGAATTTCTTTCAACTGTTGGGGAATTTTTGTTAAACCTAAAAGATGTATGA